AATACTCTGTAACTCAATGTAAAAATGGTGGTAATGAATAGTACGAAACGCGTCAAAATTTAGTATTGAACTGAAAACTCCAAGCAAGCCCTGGCTGTTGTGCTGAAGAACTTCAGGCAGCTTTGGCGAGCTGTCCGAGCTCCCTGTCGACGGCGACCTTGAGGAAGCTGCCTTCCTCGACGACCATCTGCACGGGCAGGAAGCCCAGCCCGTTGGCCACGGCGAGCATCACCTCCTTCATCTCCGCCCGGAACTCGTGCCGGTCCACCTTGCCGCTGCCGTCCCTGTCGAACCGCGCGAAAAGGCCGCGGTACAGCGCCCCGAGCTCCTCGGGCGCCACCGCGGCCTCGTCCACGCCGAAGTGCTTCTCCAGCACGCGCAGGCTCATCAGCTCTCCGGCCATCTCGGCGTAGGTGAGCAGACCGTCGTGGTCGGCGTCCAGCGCCGCGAACCGGCCGTCCACCGAGGAGTTGAAGGCGCCTTCGTCCTCCACGAAGCTCCGCACCGTGCTCCCGTCTAGGATCTCCACGCTCATTTTCGGATTCTGTCGGTGTTCTAGGGATGTGTATTCTTGGTGTGAGAGTTTGCTCTGCTCTGCGCGATCAGTCGTCCTGGTTTTTTATAGGGTCATACGATTGGCCATTCGACCGTGCCTGGAAGGCGCGTTTGGGCCGACGGTTTTTGCTGACGGGTTAGATTGGGCCGGTGGGTTTTGACGCAGGTCAGATGCTGTGGGCGCGTTTCGGCGACGCGAAGATTTCATTTCTTTGGGCCGTGCAGGTGTGGCCGTTGTTTCATCGTGCCACCGTTGGGCCTGTGGAGAAAACGTGTGCCAGGTCGGTGACGCTTGTCGGTTGGGCAGTCCGACAGCGAAGACTTTCAACAGGTGAGGTGAGCGCATGCCAGCCGACTAGCAGACACGGGTTCCCGGAACAGAATGTCCAGTGCCTCTCAAGTCTCAAAACTTGCAGCTCTGTTGTTTCTTTTGACGAAGGAAACGATACGGTTTTAAGCAATAGAAttccacacaaaagtttagcagcaCGCATAACCAATTCTAAAACAAAAAAACCATTATTGGTTTTAAGAGCCTATTACTACCGAACTTTGGGACCGGCATTGCGTAGTCGGCGGTGATATATGGTGAAGGCTACCATTGGCGTTGCCTCAACCGATAGTAATGagcaataaaaaaacaaaaaagaaaaagaaaataacctAAGTTTGGATGTGttggtcgccgccgccgctctttCAACGCTCGTCGGGCCGCTGGTGGCCCATGCCCCGTGCTAGGGCCACCCGTCAGCGAGGAGGAGAACGAAGGGGAGGAGGTTACCATGCCAACGCCTGCCAGAGCCCACGCCACCC
This DNA window, taken from Miscanthus floridulus cultivar M001 chromosome 13, ASM1932011v1, whole genome shotgun sequence, encodes the following:
- the LOC136502124 gene encoding uncharacterized protein; amino-acid sequence: MSVEILDGSTVRSFVEDEGAFNSSVDGRFAALDADHDGLLTYAEMAGELMSLRVLEKHFGVDEAAVAPEELGALYRGLFARFDRDGSGKVDRHEFRAEMKEVMLAVANGLGFLPVQMVVEEGSFLKVAVDRELGQLAKAA